From a single Rhodococcus qingshengii JCM 15477 genomic region:
- a CDS encoding DUF503 domain-containing protein — protein sequence MFVGALEFDILFGDVHSLKEKRSMLSPILTELRRFGVSAAEAGEQGRLRRALVGVGVVSSSVDHLHDVLDHCERAVAERPEIQLLAVRRRIFGPED from the coding sequence ATGTTTGTAGGGGCACTGGAGTTCGACATCCTTTTCGGCGATGTCCACTCACTCAAGGAAAAGCGTTCGATGCTGTCGCCGATCCTGACGGAACTCCGTCGATTCGGTGTGAGTGCAGCGGAGGCGGGGGAGCAGGGACGCCTGCGTCGTGCGCTCGTGGGCGTCGGTGTGGTCAGTTCGTCCGTCGATCACCTGCACGATGTTCTCGATCATTGTGAGCGAGCGGTCGCTGAGCGTCCGGAGATTCAGTTGCTGGCTGTGCGAAGGCGAATCTTCGGCCCGGAAGACTGA